The proteins below are encoded in one region of Limnochorda pilosa:
- a CDS encoding cytochrome c3 family protein, whose product MCHFSRQRLIQTADSPEEAEAVWVDQRAFLMARHPFQCVVCHGGVSPASGKEMAHEGLIEDPGAPEVLGQSCGQEKCHPEIAETYPTSLHATVQGLKNGAYEVLPPEEAERVVSGRCNTCHAGCSDCHLAEGDGNLRVASHDFSATNGSDVCIRCHQETGTGFEGAEGFFGPSVHASAGLECTDCHRGSEVHGTGEALSNLRQAIAISCTDCHRQPGTVVRGLEVPQYQTGGENVSHALHEESLDCTACHIEWNYNCYGCHGYDEAAQPKGYQSFDTEVHLAVDPAKDKVATVVHAPMSRTVGGREYAYGAWAFKNRHALQVAPRSCEECHADGSIFIDSRWRRAPFVGTFSGAEFVADETVDAIRVSREAALALAAWFMPERDQATAQAAQVSLDGVEEGDHVAVRWALWFYRVLIPLVIGGFILLIVLDVRRRSLHRREGRAS is encoded by the coding sequence ATGTGCCACTTCAGCCGCCAGCGCCTTATCCAGACGGCGGACTCGCCTGAGGAGGCGGAGGCGGTCTGGGTGGATCAGAGGGCCTTTCTCATGGCGAGGCATCCCTTTCAATGTGTCGTCTGTCACGGAGGGGTGTCGCCGGCAAGCGGGAAGGAGATGGCCCACGAAGGGCTCATTGAGGACCCGGGAGCACCGGAGGTGCTGGGCCAGTCGTGCGGGCAGGAGAAGTGCCATCCAGAGATAGCCGAAACCTACCCCACTTCCCTTCACGCTACCGTTCAGGGTCTCAAGAACGGGGCTTATGAGGTGTTGCCCCCCGAGGAGGCGGAGCGGGTTGTCTCCGGCCGGTGCAATACGTGCCACGCAGGGTGTTCGGATTGCCACCTCGCTGAGGGCGACGGGAACCTGCGCGTGGCCAGCCACGACTTCAGCGCGACGAACGGCTCGGACGTCTGCATCCGCTGCCATCAGGAAACGGGAACGGGCTTCGAAGGGGCCGAGGGCTTCTTCGGCCCCAGCGTCCACGCCTCGGCTGGGCTGGAGTGCACCGATTGCCACCGGGGGTCGGAGGTACACGGCACGGGGGAGGCTCTGAGCAACCTCCGTCAGGCCATCGCGATCTCGTGCACGGACTGCCATCGGCAACCAGGTACCGTGGTACGCGGTCTCGAAGTACCCCAGTACCAGACCGGCGGTGAGAACGTCTCCCACGCTCTCCACGAAGAGAGCCTGGACTGCACCGCGTGTCACATCGAGTGGAACTACAACTGCTACGGCTGCCATGGCTACGACGAGGCGGCCCAACCCAAGGGCTACCAGAGCTTCGATACCGAGGTGCACCTCGCGGTGGACCCGGCGAAGGACAAGGTGGCAACGGTGGTCCACGCCCCCATGAGTCGCACCGTCGGCGGCCGGGAGTACGCATACGGCGCGTGGGCGTTCAAGAACCGCCATGCACTCCAAGTGGCCCCTCGTTCGTGCGAGGAGTGCCATGCTGACGGTTCCATCTTCATCGACAGCCGGTGGCGGCGAGCCCCCTTCGTGGGGACCTTCTCAGGCGCTGAATTCGTCGCGGACGAGACCGTCGACGCGATCCGAGTCTCCCGAGAGGCGGCGCTGGCTCTGGCGGCCTGGTTCATGCCGGAGCGAGACCAGGCGACAGCCCAAGCTGCCCAGGTCAGTCTGGATGGGGTGGAGGAAGGGGATCACGTGGCCGTCCGGTGGGCCCTGTGGTTCTATCGGGTACTGATTCCCCTGGTCATCGGAGGCTTCATCCTGCTCATCGTCCTGGACGTGCGAAGGCGCTCGCTGCACCGGCGGGAGGGGAGGGCTTCCTGA
- a CDS encoding cytochrome b/b6 domain-containing protein yields the protein MDQRQRHAAGSNEIKGGHGAPPDRHLRFDVPTRIQHWVMVSAFVVLSVTGLPQMFSGSGTGGALLGWLGGQSSVRAIHRGAAVVFMAVFVCHVLERVYRVLVQGRPFRILPGPQDVRDLIDEIRYDLGLRAERPRYGRFSYAEKVEYWSLIWGAVIMGASGLLLWNGAATAVLTQPVVVAVARVVHGWEAVLAVLAIVIWHVYHVHVRHVNRSMFTGYLTREEMLEEHPRELEEAGETPPVVMGWRRSVRLAGALLSTGLVVCFVVAAGWWMSLDPSGLVPPEEARGTVLAATPRAWGPSVPHDVSTRPGCGGCHGTRAAWPGPGFTAQLPAETCLSCHAQQ from the coding sequence ATGGATCAGAGGCAGAGGCATGCAGCTGGGTCCAACGAGATCAAGGGGGGGCACGGCGCACCTCCCGACCGCCACCTGCGGTTCGACGTCCCGACGCGCATCCAGCACTGGGTGATGGTGAGCGCATTCGTCGTCCTGTCCGTGACCGGCTTGCCGCAGATGTTCTCCGGCTCCGGGACCGGTGGGGCCCTGTTGGGGTGGCTGGGCGGGCAAAGCAGTGTCCGGGCGATTCACCGCGGGGCCGCCGTCGTCTTCATGGCGGTGTTCGTGTGTCATGTCCTGGAACGGGTCTACCGAGTGCTGGTGCAGGGACGGCCCTTCCGCATCCTGCCGGGGCCGCAAGACGTACGTGACCTCATCGACGAGATCCGCTACGATCTGGGCCTGCGGGCGGAGCGCCCCCGTTATGGGCGGTTCAGTTACGCTGAGAAGGTGGAGTACTGGTCCCTCATCTGGGGTGCGGTGATCATGGGGGCGAGCGGCCTGCTTCTCTGGAACGGGGCGGCCACCGCCGTACTGACGCAGCCAGTTGTCGTTGCGGTGGCCCGAGTCGTGCACGGCTGGGAGGCGGTGCTGGCCGTCCTGGCCATCGTCATCTGGCACGTCTACCATGTCCACGTGCGACACGTAAACCGGAGCATGTTCACAGGCTACCTGACCCGGGAGGAGATGCTCGAGGAGCACCCGCGCGAGCTTGAGGAGGCAGGCGAGACTCCTCCGGTGGTCATGGGGTGGCGGCGGTCTGTTCGCCTGGCAGGGGCCCTGCTCTCGACGGGGCTCGTGGTCTGCTTCGTGGTGGCGGCGGGCTGGTGGATGAGTCTGGATCCATCAGGGTTGGTGCCTCCCGAGGAGGCGCGGGGGACGGTCCTGGCAGCAACGCCCAGGGCGTGGGGGCCGTCCGTACCCCACGACGTAAGCACCCGTCCCGGCTGCGGGGGCTGCCACGGAACCAGGGCAGCCTGGCCGGGACCCGGCTTCACAGCCCAGCTACCGGCCGAGACGTGCCTCTCCTGCCACGCCCAGCAGTAG
- the yedE gene encoding YedE family putative selenium transporter, translating to MLTWPVLTGLVVGVLAPVLVKLGNPHNMGVCVACFTRDIAGALGFHRTGSVQYLRPEIMGIVLGSLAAGLVFREFRPRTGSAPLVRFVLGFFAMIGALVFLGCPWRAYLRLSGGDWNALYGILGLAAGIGAGVGFLKSGFSLGRSRPAAPALGWMMPAIMVGLLLLAVLAPQSGLAADGSPTGPVFFSTQGPGSQHAPWLSSLGVGLLLGFLAQRSRFCTVGALRDVMLFRETHLLGGIVALMAAAFVTNVVLGEFHAGFENQPVAHSNVLWNVGGMVLAGLAFTLAGGCPGRQLILSGEGDGDAALFVLGMLAGAGAAHNFNMASSPAGPGAYGPAATLVGLVICTVLGFTMREVPEQRASATGWGAASQVSK from the coding sequence ATGCTCACCTGGCCTGTCCTGACGGGTCTCGTCGTCGGCGTTCTGGCTCCCGTTCTCGTGAAGCTGGGGAATCCCCACAACATGGGCGTCTGCGTGGCCTGCTTCACCCGGGACATCGCCGGGGCCCTGGGGTTCCACCGGACCGGGAGCGTCCAGTACCTCCGCCCGGAGATCATGGGGATCGTCCTGGGTTCCTTGGCGGCTGGCCTGGTGTTTCGCGAGTTCCGCCCTCGAACCGGTTCCGCCCCCTTGGTCCGGTTCGTCTTGGGGTTCTTCGCCATGATCGGTGCCTTGGTCTTCCTGGGCTGCCCGTGGCGGGCCTACCTCCGGCTGAGCGGCGGCGACTGGAACGCGCTCTATGGGATACTGGGGCTGGCGGCGGGGATCGGCGCCGGGGTGGGTTTCCTCAAGTCCGGGTTCAGCCTTGGGCGAAGCAGGCCGGCTGCACCCGCCCTCGGTTGGATGATGCCAGCAATCATGGTGGGTCTGCTGCTCTTGGCGGTCCTCGCGCCGCAGTCAGGCCTCGCTGCGGACGGAAGCCCCACAGGTCCCGTCTTCTTCTCTACCCAGGGCCCGGGGAGCCAGCATGCACCCTGGCTGAGCTCCCTGGGAGTGGGGCTCCTCCTTGGCTTCCTGGCCCAGCGCAGCAGATTCTGCACCGTGGGTGCGCTGCGTGACGTGATGCTCTTCAGGGAGACGCATCTCTTAGGGGGAATCGTCGCGCTGATGGCCGCTGCCTTCGTGACGAACGTAGTCCTGGGCGAATTCCATGCCGGTTTTGAGAACCAGCCGGTGGCTCATTCGAACGTGCTCTGGAACGTCGGGGGCATGGTGCTGGCCGGTCTCGCCTTCACCCTGGCAGGTGGCTGTCCGGGCCGGCAACTGATTCTGTCGGGCGAAGGGGACGGGGACGCGGCACTCTTCGTCCTCGGGATGCTTGCGGGGGCCGGAGCGGCGCACAACTTCAACATGGCCAGTTCCCCGGCCGGTCCCGGTGCGTACGGGCCCGCAGCGACCCTGGTGGGCTTGGTGATCTGCACGGTGCTCGGATTCACGATGCGCGAGGTGCCTGAGCAGAGGGCCAGCGCTACAGGATGGGGTGCGGCGAGCCAGGTCAGCAAGTAG
- a CDS encoding sulfurtransferase TusA family protein codes for MDDAVLDARGLSCPEPALRTVELLERSHGGTVIVLVDSVNSRDNVARTAALHGWQSTVVELAGGDYQVVLRK; via the coding sequence GTGGATGATGCGGTGTTGGACGCCCGGGGGCTCTCCTGCCCGGAACCGGCCCTTCGAACCGTTGAGCTGCTGGAGCGGTCACACGGCGGGACGGTGATCGTCCTGGTAGACTCGGTCAACTCCCGGGACAACGTGGCCCGTACCGCGGCCTTGCACGGCTGGCAGTCCACGGTGGTCGAGTTGGCGGGCGGAGACTATCAGGTGGTCCTTCGCAAGTGA
- a CDS encoding aminotransferase class V-fold PLP-dependent enzyme, with protein sequence MDHAATSWPKPPEVLKAMIQYLEESGGNPGRSGHRLSVAAGRIIYETREAVAELLGVRDPLRVIFTLNATHAINLVLRATLRPGDRVVVTGMEHNAVMRPLRAMAVKHGIQVVVAPAQSDGSTDVAQVGPLLQPKARLLVAAHASNVTGTLAPMEELSRLAHAAGALVLADAAQTVGAVPIGIGHMGADFLVFSGHKGLLGPPGTGGVALGDGVDATALEPLILGGTGSRSESEEPPAHLPDRFEVGTPNGVGLAGLGAGVRWVQSHGVEELRAREMSLRRQLVEGLKTLRGVVVHGPRNPADATAVVSFTVLGRSVSEIGSQLDERFGILCRVGLHCAPRAHRSIGTYPEGTVRLSPGPFIEPADIDAVLSALRQVVARS encoded by the coding sequence ATGGACCATGCAGCGACCTCGTGGCCCAAGCCCCCTGAGGTCCTCAAGGCGATGATACAGTACCTGGAAGAGTCTGGCGGCAATCCGGGGCGCTCAGGGCATCGTCTCTCGGTCGCCGCGGGCCGGATCATCTACGAGACTCGGGAAGCAGTGGCCGAGTTGCTGGGCGTGCGTGATCCCCTGCGGGTCATCTTCACGCTCAATGCGACGCACGCGATCAACCTGGTCCTGAGAGCCACGCTCCGTCCAGGAGATCGTGTGGTCGTTACGGGTATGGAGCACAATGCGGTGATGAGGCCCCTGCGGGCCATGGCGGTCAAGCACGGGATTCAGGTCGTGGTAGCGCCGGCCCAATCCGACGGGAGCACCGATGTGGCACAGGTGGGACCACTGCTGCAGCCGAAAGCCCGCCTTCTGGTGGCTGCTCATGCGAGCAACGTCACTGGGACTCTCGCGCCGATGGAAGAGCTCTCCCGCCTCGCGCACGCCGCGGGGGCGTTGGTCTTGGCGGACGCTGCGCAGACCGTGGGTGCGGTTCCCATCGGAATAGGGCACATGGGGGCGGACTTCCTCGTCTTCAGTGGCCACAAGGGCCTTCTGGGACCACCTGGCACGGGCGGGGTCGCCCTGGGCGACGGGGTGGATGCCACAGCCCTCGAGCCGCTGATCCTTGGTGGAACGGGGAGCCGCTCCGAATCTGAGGAGCCGCCCGCCCACCTCCCGGACCGGTTCGAGGTCGGGACGCCCAACGGTGTCGGACTGGCCGGGTTGGGGGCCGGGGTACGCTGGGTGCAGAGCCACGGGGTGGAGGAGCTTCGCGCGCGGGAGATGAGCCTGCGCAGACAACTCGTCGAAGGGCTCAAGACGTTGCGCGGGGTCGTCGTTCACGGACCGCGCAATCCCGCAGATGCCACGGCGGTGGTTTCGTTCACCGTGCTGGGTCGCTCGGTGTCCGAGATCGGATCACAGCTTGACGAACGTTTCGGGATCCTGTGCAGGGTGGGTCTCCACTGCGCGCCGCGCGCCCACCGAAGCATTGGAACCTATCCAGAGGGTACAGTCCGACTTTCGCCGGGCCCGTTCATCGAACCTGCGGACATTGACGCGGTGCTCTCTGCGCTGAGACAGGTGGTGGCACGTTCATGA
- a CDS encoding DUF3343 domain-containing protein, protein MNPQGVVLFHTSSSAFRAEKILLRDGLRCKLIPTPREMSSDCGIALWFAGVRPDHVAGLLDSANVEVAAIHGTGGTRGRVQRISRPENGS, encoded by the coding sequence ATGAATCCACAGGGTGTCGTCCTCTTCCATACCAGTTCGTCCGCATTCCGAGCAGAGAAGATTCTCTTGCGGGATGGGCTCCGCTGCAAGCTCATACCCACACCCCGGGAGATGTCCAGTGACTGCGGAATAGCGCTGTGGTTTGCAGGCGTTCGGCCCGATCATGTGGCCGGCCTGCTGGATTCGGCGAACGTGGAGGTTGCGGCGATCCACGGGACAGGTGGAACGCGGGGCAGAGTCCAACGGATCTCTCGGCCTGAGAACGGTTCTTAG
- a CDS encoding dimethyl sulfoxide reductase anchor subunit family protein encodes MDLREWALILFTVLMQACVGSFLLTVWFDQRTNDSAARKAYQSLNLFLIPVAVVALAASLGHLGRPLQALSSLSNLGSSWLSREIFFTGAFSVLLVLAALLKGNPGARRIVAWLAALAGVAGVVSMAMIYNQTMKPAWQGFGTFVAFAATTLFLGAALAAAMLAGLGRTYQDQTRDLKDLAWVAVGVALLEVVAVPLQMAGLAGGDSAAQATAGLLAGPYASLLVLRWVLAILGGVLALVLALRRLSLQQIPSGLLYTAGVAILAGELLGRYLFYATAVSIGIG; translated from the coding sequence TTGGATCTGCGAGAATGGGCGTTGATTCTGTTTACCGTTCTCATGCAGGCATGTGTCGGTTCCTTTCTCTTGACGGTCTGGTTCGACCAACGAACGAACGATTCTGCTGCCCGCAAAGCCTACCAGAGTCTCAACCTCTTCCTCATACCGGTGGCCGTCGTGGCCCTCGCCGCTTCCCTCGGCCATCTGGGCCGGCCTCTCCAAGCTCTCAGCTCACTCTCGAACCTGGGCAGCAGCTGGTTGTCTCGCGAGATCTTCTTCACGGGCGCCTTTTCGGTGCTCTTGGTACTGGCGGCCTTGCTGAAGGGCAACCCCGGTGCACGCCGGATCGTTGCGTGGCTTGCGGCGCTGGCGGGCGTGGCCGGGGTGGTCAGCATGGCGATGATCTACAACCAAACGATGAAGCCGGCCTGGCAAGGGTTCGGCACGTTCGTGGCTTTCGCGGCCACCACGCTCTTCCTGGGCGCCGCTCTGGCTGCAGCCATGCTCGCAGGACTTGGCCGGACGTACCAGGATCAGACCCGGGATCTTAAGGACTTGGCGTGGGTCGCCGTGGGCGTCGCTCTCCTTGAGGTGGTGGCCGTTCCTCTCCAGATGGCCGGCCTGGCAGGGGGTGACTCGGCAGCCCAGGCGACGGCTGGCCTCTTGGCTGGCCCATACGCCTCTTTGCTGGTGCTTCGCTGGGTGCTGGCGATCCTCGGCGGGGTGCTGGCCCTGGTGCTCGCCCTGCGCCGGCTGTCCCTGCAGCAGATCCCGTCGGGGTTGCTCTACACGGCGGGCGTGGCCATCTTGGCCGGTGAGCTCCTCGGACGGTATCTCTTCTACGCGACCGCCGTGTCCATCGGCATCGGGTGA
- a CDS encoding molybdopterin-dependent oxidoreductase, producing the protein MQGSQTNMLDPRLNRRSLLKWTAAAAGGLAIGGRGFGLVQADPARVAAQGGTRTEGGRWVAVACWHNCGGRCLNKALVVDGVVVRQKTDDTHPDTPDFPQQRGCARGRSQRQQVLGADRLKYPMKRKHWEPGGGNKELRGKDEWVRISWEEALDIVASEIKRVKEQYGNKSIIMPRRGSKLINALGGGLESWGVTSDGAWPAVTAHMVGSQPVNDRLDWRNAKLLVLWGANPAWSSAGNPAYNLLQVKKAGAKIICVDPMYSATAQALADEWIPVRPGTDAALLIGMAYHMITNNLQDQAFLDKYTVGFDRDHMPEGADPKENFKDYVLGTYDGVPKTPEWASEICGIDPRTIRFFAQELATTKPAIMSSSSAPARTSLGQQFCQAFLTVGWMTGNVGISGGGVWQSYHTNASYSSQSLVRSGGTGAGNIPNPLFPYGTYGFSSPEKSDWYGMAHEEMYSAIINGEYTRGVNGKEKCDIRLLYCIRDSNGGNFLNQEAGINEGIEAMRKLDFIVTSDIVLSTVSKYADVVLPECTWWEKAGTTLSGNPEAIFVFGKVIEPLYEARDGMWIERELAKRLGLDPDEVHPLSREQQFFNQIAGARVMKPDGSGWEPLVTITEQDITALGVEGKPQQGRVSLQEFRERGVYQVERKPGDAFSGFIAHKAFRDDPEKNPLPTRSGKLEIHCQALSEKIAAYGFTTCPPIAMYRPPVDGYEATFKDFEHKVKGDYPLQLFTPHYPRRSHSVFDNIRQLREAFPQECWMNPVDAEPRGIVTGDTIKITSKCGTVIRPVEVTERVVPGTVALGEGAWVERDDETGIDKAGATNSLTRSLLTGQGEEPWNTVNCQVEKWTGEPLAPDVTWPQRIVF; encoded by the coding sequence ATGCAGGGTTCGCAGACCAACATGCTCGACCCCAGGCTGAACCGACGGTCACTCCTGAAGTGGACTGCGGCCGCGGCCGGCGGGCTTGCCATCGGCGGCCGGGGCTTCGGCTTGGTACAGGCCGACCCGGCCCGCGTTGCCGCCCAGGGCGGCACCAGGACCGAGGGCGGCAGGTGGGTGGCGGTTGCTTGCTGGCACAACTGCGGGGGCCGGTGCCTCAACAAGGCGCTGGTGGTGGACGGCGTCGTGGTGCGGCAGAAGACGGACGACACCCACCCCGACACCCCCGACTTCCCGCAGCAGCGGGGCTGCGCCCGCGGCCGCTCCCAGCGCCAACAGGTGTTGGGCGCAGACCGCCTGAAGTACCCGATGAAGCGGAAGCACTGGGAGCCCGGCGGCGGCAACAAGGAGCTGCGGGGCAAGGACGAGTGGGTCCGAATCTCCTGGGAAGAAGCATTGGACATCGTCGCCAGTGAGATCAAGCGGGTCAAGGAGCAGTATGGCAACAAGTCGATCATCATGCCCCGTAGGGGCAGCAAGCTGATCAACGCCCTGGGCGGCGGTCTGGAGAGCTGGGGCGTTACGTCCGACGGGGCCTGGCCCGCGGTGACCGCACACATGGTCGGCTCCCAACCGGTCAACGACCGTTTGGACTGGCGGAATGCCAAGCTGCTGGTCCTCTGGGGTGCGAACCCCGCCTGGTCCAGCGCCGGCAACCCGGCCTACAACCTGCTGCAGGTCAAGAAGGCAGGCGCCAAGATCATCTGCGTCGACCCGATGTACTCGGCCACGGCCCAGGCCCTGGCCGACGAGTGGATCCCGGTCCGGCCGGGCACCGATGCGGCCCTCCTGATCGGCATGGCCTACCACATGATCACCAACAACCTGCAGGACCAGGCCTTCCTGGACAAGTACACCGTCGGCTTCGACCGGGACCACATGCCGGAGGGCGCCGATCCGAAGGAGAACTTCAAGGACTACGTACTGGGTACCTATGACGGCGTCCCCAAGACGCCGGAGTGGGCCTCTGAGATCTGTGGCATCGACCCCCGGACCATCCGTTTCTTCGCCCAGGAGCTCGCCACCACCAAGCCGGCGATCATGTCCTCCTCGTCGGCGCCAGCCCGGACGTCGCTGGGTCAGCAGTTCTGCCAGGCCTTCCTGACCGTCGGCTGGATGACCGGGAATGTGGGCATCTCCGGCGGGGGCGTCTGGCAGTCCTACCATACCAACGCGAGCTACTCCAGCCAGAGCCTGGTCCGCTCCGGGGGCACCGGTGCAGGCAACATCCCGAACCCGCTCTTCCCTTACGGCACCTACGGTTTCTCCAGCCCGGAGAAGAGCGACTGGTACGGCATGGCGCACGAGGAGATGTACAGCGCCATCATCAACGGTGAGTACACCCGGGGTGTGAACGGCAAGGAGAAATGCGACATCCGGCTGCTCTACTGCATCCGAGACAGCAACGGCGGCAACTTCCTCAATCAAGAAGCGGGTATCAACGAGGGCATCGAGGCGATGCGGAAGCTGGACTTCATCGTCACCAGCGACATCGTCCTCTCCACCGTCTCCAAGTACGCCGATGTGGTCCTGCCCGAGTGCACCTGGTGGGAGAAGGCGGGCACCACGCTGTCCGGCAACCCCGAGGCGATCTTCGTCTTCGGAAAGGTGATCGAACCTCTCTATGAGGCTCGGGACGGGATGTGGATCGAGCGCGAACTGGCCAAGCGTCTGGGCCTCGATCCAGATGAGGTTCACCCGCTCTCCCGGGAGCAGCAGTTCTTCAATCAAATCGCCGGCGCGAGGGTGATGAAGCCCGACGGCTCGGGCTGGGAGCCGCTGGTCACCATCACCGAGCAGGATATCACCGCGCTCGGCGTGGAAGGCAAGCCCCAGCAGGGCCGCGTCTCCTTGCAGGAGTTCAGGGAGCGCGGGGTCTACCAGGTCGAGCGGAAGCCTGGCGATGCGTTCTCCGGGTTCATCGCCCACAAAGCTTTCCGGGACGATCCCGAGAAGAACCCCCTGCCGACCCGCAGCGGCAAGCTGGAGATCCACTGCCAGGCGCTCTCCGAGAAGATCGCCGCCTATGGGTTCACCACGTGCCCGCCCATCGCCATGTACCGGCCGCCCGTGGACGGGTACGAGGCGACTTTCAAGGACTTCGAGCACAAGGTCAAGGGCGACTACCCGCTGCAGCTCTTCACCCCGCACTACCCGCGTCGTTCCCATTCGGTCTTCGACAACATCAGGCAGCTGCGGGAGGCCTTCCCGCAGGAGTGCTGGATGAACCCCGTGGATGCCGAGCCCCGTGGCATCGTCACCGGTGACACGATCAAGATCACCTCGAAGTGCGGGACCGTCATCCGGCCGGTGGAGGTCACGGAGCGGGTGGTGCCCGGCACCGTGGCGCTCGGTGAGGGCGCCTGGGTCGAAAGGGATGATGAGACCGGCATCGACAAGGCCGGCGCCACCAACTCTCTCACCAGGAGCCTTCTTACCGGCCAGGGCGAAGAACCGTGGAACACAGTGAACTGCCAGGTGGAAAAGTGGACCGGCGAGCCTCTGGCTCCTGACGTCACCTGGCCGCAGCGGATTGTCTTCTGA
- a CDS encoding DMSO/selenate family reductase complex B subunit, translated as MAQKGFYFNATVCIGCKTCQIACKDKNDNPVGVLFRQVHTFEGGRFPRPWIYFLSMACMHCENPPCVRNCPTGALTKRPDGLVVLDKDQCIGCRYCTWSCPYGAPQYIEAEGRVGKCDGCADLVDQGLNPACVDACVMRAIEFGDIDELRRKHGGTDRVKGLPDPALTRPAVTVTPKAEAAI; from the coding sequence GTGGCACAGAAGGGGTTTTACTTCAACGCTACGGTCTGCATCGGGTGCAAGACCTGCCAGATCGCCTGCAAGGACAAGAACGACAATCCGGTGGGCGTCCTGTTTCGCCAGGTCCACACCTTCGAAGGCGGCAGATTCCCCCGGCCCTGGATCTACTTCCTCTCCATGGCCTGCATGCACTGTGAGAATCCGCCGTGCGTCAGGAACTGCCCCACCGGAGCGCTGACCAAGCGGCCCGACGGTCTGGTGGTGCTGGACAAGGATCAGTGCATCGGCTGCCGGTACTGCACCTGGTCGTGCCCCTATGGTGCGCCGCAGTACATCGAAGCCGAGGGTCGCGTGGGCAAGTGCGACGGCTGCGCCGACCTGGTCGATCAGGGGCTCAACCCGGCCTGCGTCGACGCCTGCGTCATGCGTGCCATCGAATTCGGCGACATCGATGAGCTGCGCCGCAAGCACGGGGGCACCGACCGGGTGAAGGGGCTGCCTGATCCGGCGCTCACCCGCCCCGCGGTGACCGTCACGCCGAAGGCGGAGGCCGCCATCTGA
- a CDS encoding dimethyl sulfoxide reductase anchor subunit family protein, translating into MELREWALVLFTVLMQACVGAFLFMVWFDQRTNDAAARRTYQRVHSVLIPVAVVALIASLGHLGRPLQALSSLGNLGSSWLSREIFFTGGFAGLLVLAAFLKSGGARRIISWLAALSGVAAVISMAMIYDSSILPAWQGFGTFVAFGGTALFLGAVLAAALLTGLGQTYQDRLRDLRDLAWVAVAVALVELVAVPLQMAGLAGGDAAAQTTAGLLAGPYASLLVLRWVLAIFGGVVGLLLVLWRLATQQIPAGLLYVAGSAILAGELVGRYLFYATAVSIGIG; encoded by the coding sequence TTGGAACTGCGAGAATGGGCCCTGGTTCTCTTTACCGTCCTCATGCAAGCGTGTGTGGGAGCCTTTCTCTTCATGGTCTGGTTTGACCAGCGCACCAACGACGCTGCTGCAAGGCGAACCTACCAGCGCGTCCACAGCGTGCTCATACCGGTCGCCGTCGTGGCCCTCATCGCTTCCCTGGGCCACCTGGGCCGGCCCCTTCAGGCTCTCTCGTCTCTTGGAAACCTGGGCAGCAGCTGGTTGTCCCGTGAAATCTTCTTCACGGGCGGTTTCGCGGGGCTCCTGGTGCTGGCGGCGTTCCTAAAGAGCGGCGGTGCCCGCCGTATCATCTCGTGGCTGGCGGCCCTGTCGGGCGTGGCCGCAGTCATCAGCATGGCCATGATCTACGACAGCTCGATCCTACCTGCCTGGCAGGGCTTCGGAACCTTCGTGGCCTTCGGGGGTACGGCCCTCTTCCTGGGTGCCGTGCTCGCAGCGGCCCTGCTGACCGGGCTGGGGCAGACGTATCAGGATCGCCTCCGGGATCTCAGGGACCTGGCCTGGGTCGCGGTGGCTGTGGCCTTGGTTGAGCTGGTCGCTGTGCCCCTCCAGATGGCAGGCCTGGCGGGTGGCGATGCAGCCGCCCAGACGACGGCGGGCCTCCTGGCCGGTCCGTACGCCTCGCTGCTCGTGCTGCGGTGGGTCCTGGCCATCTTCGGCGGCGTGGTCGGCCTGCTCCTCGTCCTTTGGCGGCTCGCTACGCAGCAGATCCCGGCGGGACTGCTCTACGTGGCAGGGAGCGCCATTCTCGCCGGCGAGCTGGTCGGGCGGTATCTCTTCTACGCGACCGCGGTCTCCATCGGTATCGGGTGA